Proteins encoded within one genomic window of Citrobacter amalonaticus Y19:
- a CDS encoding ROK family protein: MLSMGLDIGGTKTEAVILDTTGKALITQRISTVKTDYRAFLTSLVDFIQTLRNDYMDPVSIGLCLPGTEDAGTRLIKNSNIVVLNQQPLIRDLERALQQSVAWDNDANCFTLSESIDGAGAQADIVFGAILGTGCGGGLSMKKTLWRGRNGNAGEWGHNPLPHYDAQRDGAAVKCYCGQLNCTESFISGTGLARQFNQRNQYPVDAQGVFTHIAQGDPTAKSLFRLFRDQLARSFASVINIYDPEIIVVGGGLSRVPAIFNELTDEVSQYIFNTSCSTPIVPAMHGDSSGVRGAAWLGRDMHRAALTGNRTLF, from the coding sequence ATGTTAAGCATGGGACTGGATATTGGTGGAACCAAAACCGAAGCGGTGATCCTGGATACCACAGGAAAGGCACTCATCACTCAGCGGATAAGCACAGTGAAAACGGACTACCGTGCCTTTCTGACCTCGCTGGTTGATTTTATTCAGACCCTGCGAAACGATTACATGGATCCCGTCAGCATTGGTTTGTGCTTGCCCGGCACTGAGGATGCGGGAACCAGACTCATCAAGAACTCCAATATTGTGGTTCTGAATCAACAGCCACTGATACGAGACCTGGAACGCGCCCTCCAGCAGTCAGTTGCCTGGGACAATGATGCCAACTGTTTCACCTTATCGGAGTCAATAGACGGTGCAGGGGCGCAGGCTGATATTGTCTTCGGGGCCATTCTGGGGACGGGATGTGGAGGTGGGCTTTCGATGAAGAAAACACTCTGGCGGGGAAGAAATGGCAACGCCGGAGAATGGGGACATAATCCCCTGCCGCATTATGATGCGCAACGGGATGGTGCGGCAGTAAAATGTTATTGTGGTCAGCTAAACTGCACAGAATCGTTTATCTCCGGTACTGGCCTGGCCCGACAGTTTAACCAGCGCAATCAGTATCCGGTGGATGCTCAGGGTGTATTTACGCACATTGCGCAAGGCGACCCGACAGCCAAATCTCTGTTCAGATTGTTCAGGGATCAACTGGCCCGATCATTTGCCTCAGTGATAAACATTTACGATCCGGAAATTATCGTGGTCGGTGGCGGTTTATCCCGGGTGCCGGCCATCTTCAATGAACTGACCGATGAGGTGAGCCAGTATATTTTCAACACCTCCTGCTCAACGCCCATTGTTCCGGCCATGCACGGTGACAGCAGTGGCGTACGGGGTGCAGCCTGGCTAGGACGTGATATGCACAGGGCTGCGTTAACCGGTAACAGAACATTATTTTGA
- the nrfC gene encoding cytochrome c nitrite reductase Fe-S protein, translating into MSCSRRQFITGVGALVAVSGTAGRVVAKTLNINGVRYGMVHDESLCIGCTACMDACREVNNVPEGVSRLTIIRSEPLGTFPDVKYRFFRHSCQHCDHAPCVDVCPTGASYRDAANGIVDVNPDLCVGCQYCIAACPYRVRFIHPVTKTADKCDFCRKTNLKAGKLPACVESCPTKALTFGNLDDPDSDISRLLRQKTTYRYKLALGTKPKVYRVPFKYGEVSQ; encoded by the coding sequence ATGAGTTGCTCTCGTCGCCAGTTCATCACCGGCGTCGGCGCGCTGGTGGCCGTCAGCGGTACAGCAGGACGCGTGGTGGCGAAAACGTTGAATATCAACGGCGTGCGATACGGCATGGTGCATGATGAATCATTATGCATCGGCTGTACCGCCTGTATGGATGCCTGTCGGGAAGTCAACAACGTGCCGGAAGGGGTGTCGCGACTCACCATCATTCGCAGCGAACCGCTGGGCACGTTTCCGGATGTGAAGTACCGCTTCTTCCGCCATTCGTGCCAGCACTGCGATCATGCGCCGTGTGTTGACGTCTGCCCGACCGGGGCATCGTATCGCGATGCCGCGAATGGCATCGTGGACGTGAACCCGGATCTCTGCGTCGGCTGCCAGTACTGCATCGCGGCGTGTCCGTACCGTGTGCGCTTTATCCATCCGGTCACGAAAACGGCGGATAAATGCGATTTCTGCCGCAAAACTAACCTGAAAGCGGGCAAACTGCCGGCCTGCGTCGAGTCCTGCCCGACGAAGGCGCTGACGTTTGGCAATCTGGACGATCCTGACAGCGATATTTCCCGACTGCTGCGGCAGAAAACGACGTATCGCTACAAGCTGGCGCTGGGTACCAAACCGAAGGTCTACCGCGTTCCCTTTAAATATGGGGAGGTGAGCCAATGA
- a CDS encoding LacI family DNA-binding transcriptional regulator, translated as MNFYSPVLLAVEDACRERNIALSFLAMGPTDNVTQQVIQHSPDALLCVGFIEPEIMAELRKMPLPIVLIDHAIPGMCSINPDNYQGSMMLTHHLIKQGRRRIAFLAGSLAHYSIRQRERGYRQALFDAGMLISPQYEVTAPALTELTLSLEYALDELMSLPEPPDAVFCYNDAAAMVTLNYCQKNGLNVPEDIAVVGFDDIELSSHITPALTTLSIDKEALGKRAVEQLVAPCGVENILLPVQLVLRASS; from the coding sequence ATGAATTTTTATTCCCCTGTCCTGCTGGCTGTGGAAGATGCCTGTCGCGAACGTAATATTGCGCTCAGTTTTCTTGCTATGGGGCCAACCGATAATGTGACCCAACAGGTTATCCAGCATTCACCTGATGCCCTGCTGTGTGTGGGTTTTATTGAGCCGGAAATCATGGCTGAGTTACGGAAAATGCCCCTGCCAATAGTGCTGATAGATCATGCAATTCCTGGTATGTGCAGTATTAACCCGGATAATTATCAGGGCAGTATGATGCTGACACACCACCTGATTAAACAGGGGCGACGACGGATAGCTTTTCTGGCCGGTAGTCTGGCGCATTATAGTATCCGACAACGTGAGCGAGGATACCGTCAGGCCTTATTTGATGCCGGTATGTTGATCTCTCCTCAGTACGAGGTTACGGCACCGGCCCTGACAGAACTGACTCTCTCGCTCGAATATGCGCTGGATGAACTGATGTCCCTTCCAGAACCTCCGGATGCCGTGTTTTGTTACAATGATGCAGCAGCCATGGTGACCCTGAATTACTGTCAGAAAAATGGACTCAACGTGCCAGAAGACATCGCTGTTGTCGGATTTGATGATATTGAGTTATCCAGCCATATCACACCGGCATTAACGACACTGTCTATTGACAAAGAGGCACTGGGAAAACGCGCAGTGGAACAACTTGTCGCCCCCTGCGGAGTGGAAAATATTCTGTTACCAGTACAGCTGGTGTTACGGGCCAGTAGCTGA
- the nrfB gene encoding cytochrome c nitrite reductase pentaheme subunit, which translates to MSVFRSLLTAGVLASGLLWSLSGITATPTPQESERWTVTQQRSPDAACLDCHKPDTEGMHGKHASVTNPNNKLPVTCTNCHGKPSPQHREGAKDVMRFNEPMYNVEQQNSVCLSCHLPEQLQKAFWPHDVHVTKVACASCHSLHPKQDTMQTLSDKGRVKICVDCHSDQRNNPNFNPASVPLLKEHP; encoded by the coding sequence ATGAGCGTATTCCGTTCGTTATTAACTGCTGGGGTGCTGGCGTCAGGTCTGTTATGGAGCCTGAGTGGGATAACCGCCACGCCAACGCCGCAGGAGTCTGAACGCTGGACGGTCACCCAACAGCGTAGCCCGGATGCCGCGTGTCTGGACTGTCACAAGCCGGATACCGAGGGGATGCATGGTAAACATGCGTCCGTGACCAATCCGAACAATAAACTGCCGGTCACCTGTACCAACTGTCATGGCAAGCCATCGCCTCAGCACCGTGAAGGGGCGAAGGATGTGATGCGCTTTAACGAGCCGATGTACAACGTGGAACAGCAGAACAGCGTTTGTCTGTCCTGCCACTTGCCTGAGCAGTTGCAAAAAGCGTTCTGGCCGCACGATGTCCACGTGACCAAAGTGGCCTGCGCCAGTTGTCACTCACTGCATCCGAAGCAAGACACGATGCAGACGTTAAGCGATAAAGGACGGGTTAAGATTTGCGTCGATTGCCACAGCGATCAGCGTAACAATCCGAACTTCAATCCGGCGTCTGTTCCTTTGCTTAAGGAGCATCCATGA
- the yjcO gene encoding Sel1 family TPR-like repeat protein YjcO — protein MKPLLALMLLMTFFARAADPEPGSQYLQAAEAGDKRAQYYLADSWFSFGDLSKAEYWAQKSADNGDADACALLAQIKITNPVSLDYPEAKMLAEKAARAGSKAGEITLARILVNTQAGKPDYPKAISLLQNASENLESDVAVDAQMLLGLIYANGVGIQADDDKATWYFKRSSAISRTGYSEYWAGMMFLNGEQGFIEKNKQKALHWLNLSCTEGFDTGCEEFEKLTNG, from the coding sequence ATGAAACCACTTCTTGCATTGATGTTATTGATGACATTCTTTGCCCGTGCTGCCGATCCTGAGCCTGGAAGCCAGTATTTGCAGGCCGCAGAGGCAGGTGACAAACGCGCGCAATACTACCTTGCTGACAGCTGGTTTAGCTTCGGCGATTTGAGCAAAGCCGAATACTGGGCACAGAAATCCGCGGACAATGGCGATGCGGATGCCTGTGCGCTGCTGGCGCAAATTAAAATCACTAACCCGGTCAGTCTGGATTACCCGGAAGCGAAAATGCTGGCGGAAAAGGCCGCCCGGGCGGGTAGTAAAGCGGGCGAAATTACGCTGGCGCGAATTCTGGTCAATACTCAGGCCGGTAAACCCGATTACCCGAAAGCCATCTCCCTGCTGCAAAACGCCTCTGAAAATCTGGAGAGCGATGTTGCCGTTGATGCGCAGATGTTGCTCGGTCTGATCTACGCCAACGGCGTCGGGATTCAGGCTGACGATGATAAAGCAACCTGGTACTTCAAACGCAGCTCCGCCATCTCCCGCACCGGATATTCCGAATACTGGGCGGGAATGATGTTTCTGAACGGCGAACAGGGCTTTATTGAGAAGAATAAACAGAAGGCGTTGCACTGGTTAAATCTGAGCTGCACCGAAGGGTTTGATACCGGCTGCGAAGAGTTTGAGAAGTTGACGAACGGATGA
- the nrfF gene encoding heme lyase NrfEFG subunit NrfF gives MPDGGAHALSGLRFTRCAGLISTASSGTLMAFILLLVISFSAHAQVVDTWAFDNPQQQEKALSIASQLRCPQCQNQNLLESNAPVAVSMRHQVYTMVAEGKNEAEITAWMTERYGDFVRYNPPLTGQTLLLWALPCLLLLLVGGVLWRVSTRQRKEEDEP, from the coding sequence GTGCCGGATGGCGGCGCTCACGCCTTATCCGGCCTACGATTTACGCGCTGCGCAGGTCTGATAAGCACAGCGTCATCAGGTACTCTCATGGCGTTTATCCTACTGTTGGTTATCTCCTTTTCCGCTCATGCTCAGGTGGTTGATACCTGGGCTTTTGATAACCCGCAGCAGCAGGAAAAGGCGCTGTCGATCGCCAGCCAGCTACGCTGCCCGCAGTGTCAGAACCAAAACTTGCTGGAATCCAATGCGCCGGTTGCCGTCAGCATGCGTCATCAGGTCTATACGATGGTGGCAGAAGGGAAAAATGAAGCCGAAATCACCGCCTGGATGACTGAGCGCTATGGTGATTTTGTCCGCTATAACCCGCCGCTCACCGGACAAACATTGCTGCTGTGGGCGCTGCCGTGCCTGCTGTTGCTGCTGGTGGGCGGGGTGCTCTGGCGGGTCAGCACGCGTCAGCGTAAAGAGGAGGACGAACCATGA
- the fdhF gene encoding formate dehydrogenase subunit alpha, whose translation MKKVVTVCPYCASGCKINLVVDNGKIVRAEAAQGKTNQGTLCLKGYYGWDFINDTQILTPRLKTPMIRRQRGGKLESVSWDEALNYVAERLSAIKAKYGPDAIQTTGSSRGTGNETNYIMQKFARAVIGTNNVDCCARVUHGPSVAGLHQSVGNGAMSNAINEIDNTDLVFIFGYNPADSHPIVANHVINAKRNGAKIIVCDPRKIETARIADMHIALRNGSNIALLNAIGHVIIEENLYDQAFVASRTEGFEEYRKIVEGYTPESVEEITGVSASEIRQAARMYAGAKNATILWGMGVTQFYQGVETVRSLTSLAMLTGNLGKPSVGVNPVRGQNNVQGACDMGALPDTYPGYQYVKEPANREKFAKAWGVDSLPAHTGYRISELPHRAAHGEVRAAYIMGEDPLQTDAELSAVRKGFEDLELVIVQDIFMTKTASAADVILPSTSWGEHEGVFTAADRGFQRFFKAVEPKWDLKTDWQIISEIATRMSYPMHYNNTQEIWDELRHLCPDFYGATYEKMGELGYIQWPCRDTSDADQGTSYLFKEKFDTPNGMAQFFTCDWVAPIDKLTDEYPMVLSTVREVGHYSCRSMTGNCAALAALADEPGYAQINAADAARLGIEDEALVWVHSRKGKIITRAQVSERPNKGAIYMTYQWWIGACNELVTENLSPITKTPEYKYCAVRVEPIADQSAAEQYVIDEYNKLKARLRETAMG comes from the coding sequence ATGAAAAAAGTCGTCACGGTTTGCCCGTATTGCGCATCAGGTTGCAAGATAAACCTGGTGGTCGATAACGGCAAAATCGTCCGGGCTGAGGCGGCGCAGGGGAAAACCAATCAGGGTACCCTGTGTCTGAAGGGCTATTACGGCTGGGATTTTATTAACGATACCCAGATCCTGACCCCGCGCCTGAAAACCCCAATGATTCGTCGCCAGCGTGGCGGCAAACTGGAATCTGTTTCCTGGGATGAAGCGCTGAACTACGTCGCCGAGCGCCTGAGCGCCATCAAAGCGAAATACGGCCCTGATGCCATCCAGACGACCGGCTCGTCTCGTGGTACCGGGAATGAAACCAACTACATCATGCAAAAATTTGCGCGCGCCGTTATTGGTACCAATAACGTTGACTGCTGCGCTCGCGTCTGACACGGCCCATCGGTTGCAGGTCTGCACCAGTCGGTCGGTAACGGCGCAATGAGTAATGCAATTAACGAAATTGATAACACCGATTTAGTGTTTATCTTCGGGTATAACCCGGCGGATTCCCACCCTATTGTGGCGAATCATGTGATTAACGCGAAACGTAACGGGGCGAAAATTATCGTCTGCGATCCGCGCAAAATTGAAACCGCGCGCATTGCCGACATGCACATCGCACTGCGAAACGGCTCGAATATCGCGCTGTTGAATGCAATAGGCCATGTCATTATTGAAGAAAACCTGTACGACCAGGCGTTTGTGGCCTCGCGTACGGAAGGCTTTGAAGAATACCGCAAGATTGTCGAAGGCTATACGCCAGAGTCCGTCGAGGAGATAACCGGCGTCAGCGCGAGTGAGATTCGTCAGGCGGCGCGGATGTATGCCGGGGCGAAAAACGCGACCATCCTGTGGGGCATGGGTGTAACCCAGTTCTATCAGGGCGTGGAAACCGTGCGCTCGCTGACCAGCCTCGCGATGCTGACCGGCAACCTCGGTAAGCCCAGCGTGGGCGTTAACCCGGTACGTGGCCAGAACAACGTTCAGGGCGCGTGCGATATGGGTGCGCTGCCGGATACCTATCCGGGCTATCAGTATGTGAAAGAACCGGCCAACCGCGAGAAATTCGCCAAAGCCTGGGGCGTGGACAGTCTGCCTGCGCACACTGGCTATCGCATCAGCGAGCTGCCGCACCGTGCGGCGCATGGCGAAGTGCGTGCGGCATACATCATGGGTGAAGATCCGCTGCAAACCGATGCGGAACTCTCTGCGGTGCGCAAAGGCTTTGAGGATCTGGAACTGGTCATCGTGCAGGACATCTTTATGACCAAAACCGCCTCGGCGGCGGATGTTATTTTACCGTCGACGTCGTGGGGCGAGCATGAAGGGGTCTTTACCGCCGCTGACCGTGGTTTCCAGCGCTTCTTTAAAGCCGTTGAGCCGAAGTGGGACCTGAAAACGGACTGGCAAATCATCAGTGAAATTGCCACCCGGATGAGCTATCCGATGCACTACAACAACACCCAGGAGATCTGGGATGAGTTGCGTCATCTGTGCCCGGATTTCTACGGTGCCACTTATGAGAAGATGGGTGAACTGGGTTACATCCAGTGGCCTTGCCGCGATACGTCGGACGCCGACCAGGGGACGTCTTACCTCTTTAAAGAGAAGTTTGATACCCCGAACGGCATGGCACAGTTCTTCACCTGCGACTGGGTGGCGCCTATCGATAAACTCACCGACGAGTACCCGATGGTACTGTCAACGGTGCGTGAAGTCGGCCACTACTCCTGTCGTTCGATGACCGGTAACTGTGCGGCCCTGGCCGCGCTGGCGGACGAACCGGGCTATGCGCAAATCAACGCCGCCGACGCAGCGCGTCTGGGCATCGAAGATGAAGCGCTGGTCTGGGTTCACTCGCGCAAAGGCAAAATCATCACCCGCGCGCAGGTCAGCGAACGCCCGAACAAAGGGGCGATTTATATGACCTACCAGTGGTGGATTGGCGCCTGTAACGAGTTGGTGACCGAGAACTTAAGCCCGATTACCAAAACGCCGGAGTACAAGTATTGCGCCGTGCGCGTGGAGCCGATTGCCGATCAATCCGCCGCCGAGCAGTACGTGATTGATGAATACAACAAGCTGAAGGCCCGTCTGCGCGAAACCGCAATGGGTTAA
- a CDS encoding PTS lactose/cellobiose transporter subunit IIA has translation MNANNFDYEQTVMCIIINAGACRSYAMQALALAKAGNADEAMLMMEQANDALKQAHEVQTQLIGLDEGAGKVPVHLIMVHAQDHLMNAILLKDLSTEFIDIYQKLSAQEAR, from the coding sequence ATGAACGCTAATAATTTTGATTATGAACAGACAGTGATGTGCATCATTATCAACGCTGGCGCGTGTCGGAGTTACGCCATGCAGGCGCTTGCGCTGGCAAAGGCGGGGAACGCTGATGAGGCAATGCTCATGATGGAACAGGCAAATGATGCCCTGAAACAGGCACATGAGGTTCAGACGCAATTGATTGGTCTGGATGAAGGCGCAGGAAAAGTTCCGGTTCATCTGATTATGGTGCATGCCCAGGATCATCTGATGAATGCGATTTTGCTTAAAGACCTGTCCACTGAATTTATCGATATCTACCAGAAACTGTCAGCCCAGGAGGCGCGATGA
- the nrfD gene encoding cytochrome c nitrite reductase subunit NrfD: MTNASAFHFESLVWDWPIAIYLFLIGISAGLVTLSILLRRYHPEAGGADSTLLRTTLVVGPGAIILGLLILIFHLTRPWTFWKLMFHYSFTSVMSMGVLLFQLYMVVLIVWLAIIFQKEVIALQQRWFPRLGLVQKGLTLLTPFNRGLETLMLVLAVLLGAYTGFLLSVLKSYPFLNNPILPVLFLFSGISSGAAVALIAMALRQRGNPHSAEAHFIHRVETPVVWLEIFLLAAFFVGLALGDDGKMRALSAALGGGFWTWWFWIGVAGLGLLVPMLLKPWASRGSTFHGVLAVCGASLTGVLLLRFFILYAGQLTVA, encoded by the coding sequence ATGACAAACGCATCTGCTTTCCATTTTGAATCGCTGGTGTGGGACTGGCCCATCGCCATCTATCTGTTTCTGATCGGTATCTCTGCCGGACTGGTGACGCTGTCTATCCTGCTGCGCCGTTACCATCCGGAGGCGGGCGGAGCGGACAGTACGCTGCTGCGCACCACGCTGGTGGTGGGGCCGGGGGCGATTATTCTCGGTCTGCTGATTCTGATCTTCCACCTGACGCGCCCCTGGACCTTCTGGAAGCTGATGTTCCACTACAGCTTTACGTCGGTGATGTCGATGGGGGTTCTGCTGTTCCAGTTGTATATGGTCGTGCTGATTGTGTGGCTGGCTATCATCTTTCAAAAAGAGGTCATTGCCCTGCAACAGCGTTGGTTCCCTCGTCTGGGACTGGTGCAAAAGGGGCTGACGCTGTTGACGCCGTTCAACCGTGGACTCGAAACGCTGATGCTGGTGCTGGCCGTGCTGCTGGGCGCCTACACCGGTTTCCTGCTTTCGGTGCTGAAATCCTATCCGTTCCTGAATAACCCGATCCTGCCGGTGCTGTTCCTGTTCTCCGGGATCTCTTCCGGGGCGGCGGTGGCGCTGATTGCGATGGCGTTACGCCAGCGTGGTAACCCGCACAGTGCCGAGGCGCACTTTATTCACCGCGTGGAGACCCCGGTGGTGTGGCTGGAGATCTTCCTGTTGGCGGCCTTCTTCGTGGGGCTGGCTCTGGGGGATGACGGCAAAATGCGCGCGCTGTCGGCGGCGCTGGGCGGAGGCTTCTGGACCTGGTGGTTCTGGATCGGCGTTGCGGGGCTGGGACTGCTCGTTCCGATGCTACTGAAACCCTGGGCCAGTCGTGGTTCAACGTTTCACGGTGTGCTGGCGGTATGTGGCGCCAGCCTGACGGGCGTACTGTTGCTGCGCTTTTTCATTCTTTATGCTGGACAGCTCACGGTTGCATAG
- the nrfG gene encoding heme lyase NrfEFG subunit NrfG produces MSLPERSDAPFRPLPLKWLALAVGLMIIVCLSGYLLSPKWQAVRDEQRRLADPLHEFAETSTPEVQLLALQKQIRANPQDSEKWALLGEYYLWRNDYDNALLAYRQALRSRGENAEIYSALATVLYYQAGQHMTAAAREMIDKALALDASEVTALMLLASDAFMQADYKQAISQWQKVLDLNSPRVNRAQLIDSINMAKLLQNRQK; encoded by the coding sequence ATGAGTTTGCCCGAACGTTCAGACGCGCCTTTTCGTCCGCTGCCGCTGAAGTGGCTGGCGCTGGCCGTTGGGCTGATGATCATCGTTTGTCTCAGTGGCTACCTGCTGTCGCCAAAATGGCAGGCCGTGCGTGACGAACAACGACGGCTGGCCGATCCGCTGCATGAATTTGCTGAAACATCGACACCGGAAGTCCAGTTGTTAGCCCTGCAAAAACAGATTCGTGCCAACCCGCAGGACAGCGAAAAGTGGGCGCTGCTCGGCGAGTATTATTTGTGGCGTAATGACTACGATAATGCGTTGCTGGCTTATCGTCAGGCGCTGCGTAGCCGTGGGGAGAATGCGGAGATCTATTCGGCGCTGGCGACCGTGCTCTACTACCAGGCCGGGCAACACATGACGGCGGCAGCCCGTGAGATGATTGACAAGGCGCTGGCGCTCGATGCTTCGGAAGTCACCGCGCTCATGCTGCTGGCGTCGGATGCATTCATGCAGGCGGATTACAAACAGGCGATTTCGCAGTGGCAAAAAGTCCTGGATTTGAATTCGCCGCGGGTAAATCGCGCACAGCTGATAGACTCGATTAATATGGCGAAGTTGTTACAGAATCGGCAGAAATAG
- the gltP gene encoding glutamate/aspartate:proton symporter GltP, which yields MKSFKFSLAWQILIAMVLGILLGSYLHYHSDSREWLIANLLSPAGDIFIHLIKMIVVPIVISTLIVGIAGVGDAKQLGRIGAKTILYFEVITTVAIILGITLANVFQPGSGIDMSQLATVDISKYQSTTAEVQSHAHGLMGTILSLVPTNIVASMAKGDMLPIIFFSVLFGLGLSSLPATHREPLVTVFRSISETMFKVTHMVMRYAPVGVFALIAVTVANFGFASLWPLAKLVLLVHFAILFFALVVLGIVARICGLSIWILIRILKDELILAYSTASSESVLPRIIEKMEAYGAPASITSFVVPTGYSFNLDGSTLYQSIAAIFIAQLYGIDLSLWQEIVLVLTLMVTSKGIAGVPGVSFVVLLATLGSVGIPLEGLAFIAGVDRILDMARTALNVVGNALAVLVIAKWEHKFDRKKALAYEREVLGKFDKTAQ from the coding sequence ATGAAAAGTTTTAAATTCAGCCTGGCCTGGCAGATCCTGATTGCCATGGTGCTGGGCATCTTACTCGGCAGTTATCTGCATTATCACAGCGACAGCCGCGAATGGCTGATTGCAAACCTGCTCTCTCCGGCAGGGGATATCTTTATCCATCTGATTAAAATGATCGTTGTGCCGATTGTGATCTCTACGCTGATTGTCGGGATTGCCGGTGTCGGTGATGCGAAACAACTGGGACGTATCGGCGCAAAAACCATTCTCTATTTCGAAGTGATCACGACTGTCGCCATTATCCTCGGGATTACGCTGGCGAATGTATTTCAGCCGGGATCCGGCATTGATATGTCGCAACTGGCGACCGTGGACATTTCGAAATACCAGAGCACAACGGCAGAGGTGCAGAGCCACGCGCATGGCCTGATGGGCACGATTCTGTCGCTGGTTCCGACGAACATTGTTGCCTCGATGGCGAAAGGCGACATGCTGCCGATTATCTTTTTCTCGGTGCTGTTTGGTCTGGGGCTCTCCTCACTGCCAGCAACGCATCGTGAGCCGCTGGTAACGGTGTTCCGTTCGATTTCCGAAACCATGTTTAAAGTAACACACATGGTGATGCGCTATGCGCCGGTCGGGGTATTCGCGCTGATCGCCGTGACCGTGGCGAACTTCGGTTTTGCCTCACTGTGGCCGCTGGCGAAGCTGGTGCTGTTGGTGCATTTCGCGATCCTGTTCTTCGCGCTGGTGGTGCTGGGTATCGTCGCGCGCATTTGCGGGCTGAGCATCTGGATCCTGATCCGCATTCTGAAAGATGAGTTGATTCTGGCGTACTCTACCGCCAGTTCCGAAAGCGTTCTGCCGCGGATTATCGAGAAGATGGAAGCCTATGGCGCGCCAGCCTCGATCACCAGTTTCGTGGTGCCGACCGGTTACTCGTTTAACCTCGACGGCTCGACCCTGTACCAGAGTATTGCCGCGATCTTCATTGCGCAGTTGTACGGTATCGACCTGTCGCTGTGGCAGGAAATCGTGCTGGTGCTGACGCTGATGGTGACATCGAAAGGGATTGCCGGCGTACCGGGCGTCTCCTTCGTGGTACTGCTGGCAACGCTTGGCAGCGTGGGGATCCCGCTGGAAGGCCTGGCCTTTATCGCGGGTGTGGACCGTATTCTCGACATGGCGCGTACGGCGCTGAACGTGGTGGGGAATGCGCTGGCGGTGCTGGTTATCGCCAAGTGGGAACACAAGTTTGACCGCAAAAAAGCGCTGGCGTATGAGCGCGAAGTGCTGGGCAAATTCGATAAGACCGCCCAGTAA